From the genome of Candidatus Omnitrophota bacterium:
GGCGCTGCGGGTGCCGATTATAACATCCAGATTCCCGTCCCTGAAATCACACAGCATCCGGTACCTGTGCGACGGCAGAATATCCGAACCGAAGCGCTCCGCGCGGAAACCGCCGAGAATATCCTCAAAAGCGGCGGCTTCGCTCATGACAGGCACCAGAAATATCACCCTGCCTCCGGCTGATATCGTTTTTTCCATTTCTCTTCTCAGAAAACTTTTCTGGAATTCGCCGCTGCCTGAAACATAGACATTTCCCGCCGATTCCGGCATATCGGGAAGATCCTTCCTCAAATCCGCCGTAAACGGGAGCACTCCGGAGACTTTGAAATCCCGCGCCCTTCCCTTGAGCTCCGTCGGCAATATCGCTTTCAAAGCCATGCCGCGGGAAGTGAAATATCTTTTTTCCATCCACAGCGACAGAGAGAGCATTTCGCCGCTGATGAGGGGCGAGTCGTCTATTTTTTTGATTACTTTTTTTAATCTGGGGTTTGAGCTATCTTGCGCATCCCCCACGCAGTAAGCCATGATCTTCCTGTTTCCGAAAGGCACCATCACGCGGCAGCCGGCGGGAACGGGCTCAGCCGAGAGATAATCAAAGGCGCCTTTCACCGGGATGGGCAGGCAGACTTTTATAGAATAGGATTTTCCCGTCTCGACGGATTCCGCCATAGTCTATTTTTTTAGAAGGCCCATAACCACTTTGATGTCTTCCCACGCTGGTTTTTTCGCGGGGGGATTGCGCAGAAGATAGGCGGGATGGAATGTCGGCACGAGTTTCACCCCGTAATCCGGGTCATCCGGCAAAGGGCGGATATCAAAGATCTTACCCCTGAGGTTTGAAATGCCGTCTTTTTTGTTCAGCATTATTTTAGCCGCCGGCGAGCCCAGCGTGCATATCACCTCCGGCCTTATGGCGTCAATCTGCTTAAGGAGTATGGGCATGCATTTGGACACTTCCTCCGGCGACGGCGGCCTGTCATTTGAGTGTTTCTCGGGATCTGAGGGATCCTTCATCGGGTGACATTTTACGATGTTGGCGATATAAACATCTTCCCTTTTCATTTTCATGCCTCTCGTTATGATGTCCGTCAGAAGGTTGCCGCTTCGGCCGACGAAGGGCCGTCCGAGGTGATCTTCCGTAAAGCCGGGACCTTCCCCGATGAACATGAGCCTCGCGCGGGCTGATCCCTCGCCGAAAACAAGACGGAGCCTGCTCTTTGCGAGCGGGCACATCTTACAATCGGCATATTCCGCTTTTACTTTTTCAAGCGAGGAAAAATGGGACGTCCTTAATTTTTCTGAATCGGAACGCCCGGCCGACGCGGGACTTTTTTGGGGCGTTTTTTTTTGCGCGCTCTCCGAGGGAGAGATCAGGGAGAGATACGATGACGGCACCTCGTTTATGCCTATATCCCTCATCTGTGTCAGTATTTTCTTCAGTTTATGATTCGCCATATTTTTTCGCAGAGAATCCCGGCCAGATCTTTTTTGCTTATATCGCTGAAAAGAAGAGCGTCAGATTTTGAAAGCATATATCCCGTCGTGCGTGACGAGGCGATCGCGGGAAGAGTGTTCTGAACGATGATGTCAAATTTTTTGCGCCGCATTTTATCTATCGCCTCGTCCATGTCCAGATCGTCTTCAAGGTCAAAACCCGCCGAAGGCGGAGCGGTTTTGAGACTGTTCAGCGAAAGGGCTATGTCAGGCGAGAACACGAGTGCGGGCGGAGAGGACTTTTTCTTTTTGAGTTTTTTTTCACATCGTTTCGAGGGCATCAGATCGCATGGAGCCGCGGCGAAAACCATAAAATCAGCCCATCTCATATTTTCGCGCGCCCGGTCGAGCATATCGCGAACACCCGCCACGCCGATAACATCACAGCCCCGGGGATATGCCAGCCCCACCGGTCCGCTTATTATCCTCACCTCGCAATGACGCCTTAAAAACGCTTCGGCGATGGCCGAGGCCTGGGAACCGCTTGAGGAATTGCTTATGAACCTAACCGTGTCAAAATATTCCCTCGTGGGGCCGGCTGTTATGAGGATCCGTTTCACAGAGGAAGTTTCTTGATTATATCTTCGGCTTCGCTCATCCTTCCCGGCCCCGTGGAGCCGCTGGCAAGCCGCCCCGTGACGGGACCTATGAACTTTACGCCGGACTTTTTCAGCTTTGAAACATTTTCGCCGACAAAGCCGTTTTGCCACATCCTGCTCTCCATGGCCGGGGCTATAAAGAGCGCACCCCTGCGCGATACGGCGAGCGTCAGAAGAAGGTTGTCGCATATTCCCGACGCGAGTTTGCCTATGGTGTTGGCCGTAGCGGGGGCTATGACATAGAAATCCGCCCAGTCCGAAAGGGATATATGCCCGTCGCCGGAAACTAATGACGGATTGAACTGCTCCGAAAAAGCCTCGTTTTTTGTCACGGCTCCAAAAAGCTGCGGCGATATCAGTTTGGCTGCCGAGGGGCTTAAAACCGTTTTAACGGCATGCCCTTTCTTCACAAGAGCACTCGCCAGGGTGAGCGCCTTGAAGCAGGCCGCGGAAGAGCAGACTCCCAGAAGGATGTTTTTACTTTTTGTCCGGGATGGCCTCATCCAGAGCCTCCAGAATCAGGTCGTCCATATCCTTTCTGTCGAGAGGGCTGGATTTCTGAGCAGCCGACCATTTCTTATTAAAGAGATCGAACGCCTCATTCAGCATAACATAGGGCGCGTCGACATCGTCCATGAGTTTCTTTTTCAACTTGTCAATTTTCACATCTTTCATATTCTTCCTCCGTTTTTTATTCTGCAAAGTTCAGCTTTATAGATAGCCGCCATGTACTTTTGCGCATCTCTGATATCTTCGTTCATTATCAGGAAATCAAAATACTTTATCTTACGCAGTTCTTCCCTGGCGTTTTTGAGCCGCCTTCTTATCGCTTCCATGTCATCCTGTCCCCGGCTTATAATGCGCCGGCGCAATTCTTTTATTCCCGGCGCCGTTATGAATATCAGCACGGCTTCGGGGAATAATTTTTTCACCTGCATGGCACCCTTCACATCAAGATCCAGAAGAACGCTTCTGCCTTTTTTGAGCGCGTTTTTTATGTTCGACTCAGGCGTGCCGTAGTAATTGCCGTGAACGGTCGCCCATTCC
Proteins encoded in this window:
- a CDS encoding uracil-DNA glycosylase — translated: MRDIGINEVPSSYLSLISPSESAQKKTPQKSPASAGRSDSEKLRTSHFSSLEKVKAEYADCKMCPLAKSRLRLVFGEGSARARLMFIGEGPGFTEDHLGRPFVGRSGNLLTDIITRGMKMKREDVYIANIVKCHPMKDPSDPEKHSNDRPPSPEEVSKCMPILLKQIDAIRPEVICTLGSPAAKIMLNKKDGISNLRGKIFDIRPLPDDPDYGVKLVPTFHPAYLLRNPPAKKPAWEDIKVVMGLLKK
- a CDS encoding phosphopantothenoylcysteine decarboxylase, with product MKRILITAGPTREYFDTVRFISNSSSGSQASAIAEAFLRRHCEVRIISGPVGLAYPRGCDVIGVAGVRDMLDRARENMRWADFMVFAAAPCDLMPSKRCEKKLKKKKSSPPALVFSPDIALSLNSLKTAPPSAGFDLEDDLDMDEAIDKMRRKKFDIIVQNTLPAIASSRTTGYMLSKSDALLFSDISKKDLAGILCEKIWRIIN
- a CDS encoding guanylate kinase, with protein sequence MKTTKHTGPGIFVLSSPSGGGKTTLVKFMKKKFPDIIYSVSTTSRKPRPGDKNGRDYTFITPAAFRKGIKENKFVEWATVHGNYYGTPESNIKNALKKGRSVLLDLDVKGAMQVKKLFPEAVLIFITAPGIKELRRRIISRGQDDMEAIRRRLKNAREELRKIKYFDFLIMNEDIRDAQKYMAAIYKAELCRIKNGGRI